GGTCGGGCCCGGGCCAAAATAAGGGGCAAATAGCAGGTATCCCGACAGGCGCGGCCGATCCCGTTTCAGGGCATAGCGCAGTGCGATGCCTCCGCCCATGGAATGTCCTGCCAACCAGATCCTTGCATCGGGCCTGGCCGTGCCAAGGAACGTGATGACCTCTGCAAGGTCGTCTTCATACTGGCCGAAGTGATCGACGTCATATCGCGTACCGCTGGAATTGTTGTGCCCTCTAAGATCCACTGCAACCACCTGGGTCTTGGCCGTGGTGGAGAGCAATCCGGCAGGATTGTTCCAGCGGTCCCCGGCCGCGCCAATGCCGTGGACGAGGACGATGACATTCGCCGCCGTATCGGGGCCGAACAGTCTGGCCGCAATTCGAGCGCCGTCCCCTGTCACGAAATGTGTGTCGCGGAACGGATAGATCTGGTCAAAAACCACGCCGTTCTTGAGCTCGATGGCACGCTGCTGCTCGGCGGTAAGTCCTTGTGCGCGAAACGGGTTCTCCCGCGGCCACAGGGTCACGGTGACGACCAAAACGAGGGCCAGCAAGACAAGGCCAGCCACTCCGGCAAGGCTCGCGGCGATCCAGTTCATGTGTTCTCCTTCAAAGTCTCAGGCTGCCACGGTTGGAACCTGTCCGAACAAGGCACGTGTTCTCGCCGGTGAAACCGCCGACACGGGAAATATGACATATATATTGTCGTTATGACATGTTAATTGTCAATATGAATCGAAGCTCGAGATAGTTCGGGA
This genomic interval from Labrenzia sp. VG12 contains the following:
- a CDS encoding alpha/beta hydrolase, which codes for MNWIAASLAGVAGLVLLALVLVVTVTLWPRENPFRAQGLTAEQQRAIELKNGVVFDQIYPFRDTHFVTGDGARIAARLFGPDTAANVIVLVHGIGAAGDRWNNPAGLLSTTAKTQVVAVDLRGHNNSSGTRYDVDHFGQYEDDLAEVITFLGTARPDARIWLAGHSMGGGIALRYALKRDRPRLSGYLLFAPYFGPGPTEPKTPQPDSPLHIDRLRITGLIAFNAMGLEAFNHLHVAHLNLPPEYPSYTFRAIASGLPMPPQTAEDGLAAMEGNVIIVAGDEDAAVNTAGYAEVAAPFSHVEVKILPGHGHDSFLNDRKTHDLVAAFLNGSLNVGDRSPHEAQATHGPEKEILAGN